In Bacillus pumilus, the sequence AAATTTTAGTCAAAAGAAATGAAGCCTTCACAATGCTTCTAGTGAAAGGTAAAATCAAGACAAAGGGGGCGGGTTTTATGCAGTCATATCGAATCGGGGTATTGAAAGGAGATGGGATTGGGCCAGAAATTGTACAAGCAAGTATGCGCATCTTAAAGGCAGCGCTGTCACAGTTTCATGAGTCATTTGTGGAATTTGTAGAATGTCCAATCGGTTTTGAAGCGATCCATTCTCCTCACCAAGATCCTGTGCCGACATCTACTAAAGACGAATTGAAAAAATGCCACGGGTGGATTTTAGGGCCTCATGATTCTGCATCATACCCAGACATATTTAAAGAGAGGAGGAATCCAAGCGGAGAGCTCCGTCATACGTTTGATCTATTTGCGAACATTCGTCCGTCTCAATCGTTACCAGGGGTACAAAGCCTTGCACGAGACGTCGATCTCGTCATTTTTCGAGAAAATACAGAAGGCTTCTATCCAGATCGGAACATGTATCATGGGGTAGGAGAGTGGTTGATTACACCAGATGTCGCTATATCTACAGGTGTATTTACAAAAAAAGCGATTACACGTATTGCCCATGCAGCCTTTCAAAGTGCGATGGAGCGCAGGCGAAAGGTTACTATTGTTCATAAGGCAAACGTTATCAAATTAGGGTCTGGTTTGTTTTTGCAAACATGCCAAGAGGTAGCAAAAGCGTATCCGCAAGTGGCGGTAGAGGATGTACATATCGATGCAATGGCGGCTCACTTGGTGAGACGTGCAAGTGATTTTGATGTGATTGTGACAGAGAATATGTTTGGTGATATTTTATCAGATTTAACAGGGGAACTAGTCGGAAGTTTAGGAATAGCCCCTTCATTAAATTGTAACGAAAACCAAGCCATGGCACAGGCAGCACATGGATCAGCACCGGATATCGCTGGGCAAAATATTGCCAATCCAATGGGCTTGATTCTTTCTACAGTGATGCTTTGTGACTGGTTACATGTGAAATATAAAGATGAAAGGTTAAAAAAGACGGCTGCTCTTATCGAACGTACACTTCATGAGATCATGAAAATGAACGTTAAAACGAAGGATTTAGGAGGAAACGAGGCGACGACACAATTCACAGAGGCATTCATTCAAACCATGAATTCAAATAAATAGAAGGGAGATTTCAGCACAATTTCGGATACAATATCGAGGTTGGTGAGCATTTTTTTGAATTTTGATCTGGACATCAGCTTGATCCAGTAGAACGTGCAAAAGGCATTGAAGGTGTCACCATTGGCGATAATGCTGTCATTGCGTCTGGCGCCGGTGTAACGAAATCGATGGAAATCCTGTGAAGTTTATTAAACATCTTGAAGAATCAAAATCTGACGAATGAACGAAGGATTTTGATTTTTTCTTTTTTATCTTAATAAGATAAGTATACTTAATTTTGAGACAACAGAAATTGATTCTCAGTTTAACTTCCTAGAATATATATTATGTAAACTAAAAAATATAAAGGACTCGATGAATGCCTTCTTTTAAAATGAGATTGGAAAAACCTTTACGTCTTGTCCTCTCATCTTATCACGGCTTTAATAGTTGATAAAGTTCTTTCCTTATCCCTATTTCCATTAAGTTATCATCTGTGTCTTTCTTTGAAATTTCGATAATTTCAGGAGTGAACCCACGTATAGCTTTTGCAACATCCACCGCTTCTTTTGAAAATAATTGTGTAGAGCCTCTCAGATCTACAAATAAAAGAACAGAGCGAAAAGAAACGCTCCGTTCTTTTTCAAACATCTATCTTATTTTCGTACAGCTTCAAATGTAATGAGTTGGGTATCTTTGGATGGTTCTTTTTTATAAGTATAGTCCGCAGAACAAGTAATATTAGAAAAACCAATGCTTTCTAATATAAGTTTGAATTCTTCAATTCCATACCATCTCATTGCGAACTTCTGTAATTCTGTGTCTATCAGCTTACCTTTTCTCCATTTCTCATACTTTAAATAAGTTAAGGTATATTGATCGATCCAGTTTATTTCAATTGATTTGCTTTCTAAAGAAATGCCTTCTTCGTCAGAAAGAGGAAAGGCTGCAGTAGTAATTTCTCCTGTACGCCAATTGATTGGTAATTGTAAATCAACTACTACACGTCCTCCTGGCATTAAATGATGATAAAAGCATTTTAGAGCTTCTTTAGCATCCATTAAACTTTCAATCAAGCAAAAGGAGCCTCTAGGTATAACGATAGTTTTATACTTTGTTTCCAAAGAAAAACTACTTAAGTTACCTTCATAGAGCTTTGGATTTAAGCCCCTTTCTTTGCATCGTTTCCGACAAGAATCTAACATTTCTGTCGAATAGTCAATTCCATCAACAATAAACCCACTTTCAATTAAGGGAATTAAGAATCTCCCCGAACCGACAGCAGCTTCAAGTACCTTCCCTTTAGTCCCTTTTAACCTTTCAAGATAATAATCAATATCACCCTCAATTGAATACCCCACTGGTTTCGTAAAATCATATAATTCCGTACTTAATGAACCATAATAACTAAACATCTTTTTCCCTCCGATATTAAATGCGGAAGGGTTTTAAACTGAACGATTAAAACTTCCGCACCTGAAATTTGTTAGATGTAGGTAAAGATCTGACTATCATAATAAATCACTCACTTTCTACATAGTATTGTTACATTATACACTTTCTTTAGCGTTTCCCTTTAAAATGATTGCAGGTTTTAACCCATTTTAAGAGTAATTTGGAAATTATCTTCTACAACCTAAATACTCTTAATAT encodes:
- a CDS encoding class I SAM-dependent methyltransferase, yielding MFSYYGSLSTELYDFTKPVGYSIEGDIDYYLERLKGTKGKVLEAAVGSGRFLIPLIESGFIVDGIDYSTEMLDSCRKRCKERGLNPKLYEGNLSSFSLETKYKTIVIPRGSFCLIESLMDAKEALKCFYHHLMPGGRVVVDLQLPINWRTGEITTAAFPLSDEEGISLESKSIEINWIDQYTLTYLKYEKWRKGKLIDTELQKFAMRWYGIEEFKLILESIGFSNITCSADYTYKKEPSKDTQLITFEAVRK
- a CDS encoding isocitrate/isopropylmalate dehydrogenase family protein, translating into MQSYRIGVLKGDGIGPEIVQASMRILKAALSQFHESFVEFVECPIGFEAIHSPHQDPVPTSTKDELKKCHGWILGPHDSASYPDIFKERRNPSGELRHTFDLFANIRPSQSLPGVQSLARDVDLVIFRENTEGFYPDRNMYHGVGEWLITPDVAISTGVFTKKAITRIAHAAFQSAMERRRKVTIVHKANVIKLGSGLFLQTCQEVAKAYPQVAVEDVHIDAMAAHLVRRASDFDVIVTENMFGDILSDLTGELVGSLGIAPSLNCNENQAMAQAAHGSAPDIAGQNIANPMGLILSTVMLCDWLHVKYKDERLKKTAALIERTLHEIMKMNVKTKDLGGNEATTQFTEAFIQTMNSNK